Proteins encoded within one genomic window of Motilibacter aurantiacus:
- a CDS encoding RNA polymerase sigma factor, producing the protein MIGGGARRSGALWPVTACRPTPPGPSEEAVAVRDALAVLPRTQREALVLHYFADLSVQQIADMLDVPTGTVKARLARGRRALTPLLTDSPLPTEGSTCATS; encoded by the coding sequence GTGATTGGCGGAGGCGCGCGGCGTTCTGGCGCGCTCTGGCCCGTCACGGCGTGCCGGCCGACGCCCCCCGGCCCCTCGGAGGAGGCGGTAGCCGTTCGTGACGCCTTGGCGGTGTTGCCCCGCACGCAGCGTGAGGCGCTGGTCCTGCACTACTTCGCGGACCTGTCCGTGCAGCAGATCGCGGACATGCTCGACGTGCCGACTGGAACGGTCAAGGCACGGCTGGCCCGCGGCCGCAGGGCGCTCACACCTCTCTTGACTGACTCGCCCCTCCCGACGGAAGGCTCTACATGCGCGACGAGCTGA
- a CDS encoding sigma factor, whose protein sequence is MSESERAVDAASSAGFSAFYAATAPRMVQHLFLLTGDLSRAQECVQDAYAQAWRRWPHLQDGDPAAWVRRVGWRLAVSDWRRRAAFWRALARHGVPADAPRPLGGGGSRS, encoded by the coding sequence GTGAGCGAGTCCGAGCGCGCTGTCGACGCCGCCTCATCAGCCGGGTTCTCGGCGTTCTACGCCGCCACGGCACCGCGGATGGTGCAGCACCTGTTCCTGCTCACGGGCGACCTGTCGCGGGCTCAGGAGTGCGTGCAGGACGCGTACGCCCAGGCCTGGCGTCGGTGGCCGCATCTGCAGGACGGGGACCCGGCGGCATGGGTCCGGCGGGTGGGGTGGCGGCTCGCCGTCAGTGATTGGCGGAGGCGCGCGGCGTTCTGGCGCGCTCTGGCCCGTCACGGCGTGCCGGCCGACGCCCCCCGGCCCCTCGGAGGAGGCGGTAGCCGTTCGTGA